The genomic interval aagtattcttttacagacatttactttttataacttgttatctactgaagagcgccatgaaatggaAGTGGTTTCAGCCTAGTAAAAATCGggtttgttaaaaacaaagtgtcataaaattcaaaatagtatcatttaagtaatattttttaaagatacacagtatacagcaaaaataccaagaaatagacagatttactgattacgttttgaaataaaaattaaaatgcaacatgcatgattcgtattttcagcagtaaatcacccaatgtAGCCATAAGGctgttttaattttaacaagcgatgtgtttgtgaaacactatgtccccatatatgtgacctttgaccttgaaggatgaccttcacctttcacctctcaaaatgtgcagctccatgagatacacatgcatgccaaatatcaagttgctatctccaatgtttcaaaagtgtacattaaataagcgattttgacccatatattagacctttgaccttgaaggatgaccttaacctttcaccactcaaaatgtgcagctccatgagatacacatgcatgccaaatatgaagttgctatcttcaatattgcaaaagttatggcaaatgttaaagtttgacgcaaacacacaaacaaaccaacagacagggcaaaaacaatatgtcccccactatagtggtgggggacataaaaattgaaaaatatgcataaaaattgcaaaatatttaacaataaacatagcttatatactatattaaatcaaattagaaTAGAAAAGAAAtgaaacgcgtcgcaaaaagtatgcgttgtcggcaggattcaaaCCTGCGcaggaaaatcccaaaagatttcaagttTATCGCCTTAACCCCTCGGCCACGGCAACTTTTCACaggctcttcaatcttcgaagaaatcatgggaaatcattatgggtgcgctaccttaatatcCCCCCATTCGTTAAGGCTTAGGAAAACAACAATAGGGCCAAAGGCCCTTGTGCGCCTGCGCCCTATGTTATTCATTTCGCCAGAATCATTATAGCACATGGACAATACATTATTAGAATCAtgagatgcatataatggaccTGATACAGTGCTCACAAGCTTTTCCTGTAATTTGTCCTACTAACCTTGTTTTTGAACCCACATTTCCCAGTTTTCTACTAGGCCGgaatatcattttgacaaattgcCTTCCAAATCACATAaagattgggaaataaatgtgacttcatgattgtttgcaaagTAAATGTTAACCACAGTTGACAAGTGACAGACAAAAAAGGTGATCCCAAAACTCACTGAACATGTTTTTCTTATGCGAGataaaaattacaattaaaatccacaaaaaaataaaaaaaagagatgCATTTGTCAGAAgtacaatgcccccttctgtgccgctttgaagccatatatttgacctttgaccttgaaggatgaccttgacctttcaccattcaaaatgtgcagctccatgagatacacatgcatgccaaatatcaagttgctatcttaagcgccacagaagttatgagcatttttcgaaacctaaacacaaagtgtgacagcaggacagacacacagacagacagacagacagacacacggacatcctatcactatatgccctccttcgggggcataaaaattgtacAGAAAGTATGAATTCACATAGATAGAAACAAAAACACTGcttttatatttaatgtataatgaAGGCAATAAGAAATAGACGACAACAATATTCTAAAAACATTGTACCCATATATAGAAAGAATGCAACCAGGAATACAAACACATGATACCCAAATGTTACTAGTTTGTGAATATTGTTATGTCTAATATcacataaaacaagagctgtcaccataggatgacttatgccccctataaacgcttgatagaagttatgagcttttttcgaaacctaaacgtagatttcgaaacctgaacgcggaccctaagttcaaggtcaaggtcacaggggtcaaaatttgtgtgtgtatggaaaggccttgtccatatagacatgcataccaaatatgaaggttatatctcaagggacatagaaattatgagcatttttcgaaacctaaacgcagatttcgaaacttagacacggaccctaagttcaaggtcaaggtcacaggggtcaaaatttgtgtgcgtatggaaaggccttgtccatatacacatgcataccaaatatgaagtttatgtctcaagggacatagaaactatgagcatttttcgaaacctaaacactgattttgaaacctaaacgcgaaccctaagttcaagatcaaggtcacaggggtcaaaatttttgtgcgtatggaaaggccttgtccatatacacatgcataccaaatactagtatgaaggttatatctcaagggacattgaagttatgagcatttttcgaaacctaaacgcaaagtgtgatggaaagacggacagtccgatcactatatgcccccttttcttcgaaaggggtcATAAAAAAGAACATCAAAATGCCACTTATAAATAAGCAATAAATTATGGCTATTTAAAAAGACTCAAAATAACACAACTCAAAAATGCCTCACAAAGAATTTTTATACAGGTACATGTTAACTTTCATTTCAGAATGAAGCATTCATGGAACTTTGTTATGATCCTAAGGCATAAGAAACAGTGAAGTGATATTGTTTAGAAAGAGGAGACATGTATGCcattatatattcaatatattcagtaacaaatcattttaatatataaatcttCAATGTGAAAAAGTAAATAATGGTTAAATATTATACTTCATACATCTTAGAAAACATACTGTGATATGTATTAATGTAATGTAATATAATACATCAGATCAGACAAAAAAAAGAAACCTTTACAAAGCCAACATTATTCATTGATCACTGGACTCAAAAGCTAATATTTCAGAATCATGTTCTTAGGAAACAACACCAATAAAGACCAACACATATAACAAAAAGATTATCTTGATTGCTTGTCACTGtcctgaaatgaaacaaaatcattGTGAGACACAGATAGACAATTGAGCATTGATCTTAAAAAAGCATATAAGTTGAAAAATCTGCTTTATTTAATTCATATTAAATTCAGTCGACAACAATGAGTTAGAATTAATTCTAATATGACATGCATAGAGTTAATTTCTACAGACAATAAACAATTGCTCGATGATAAGTTCTGcaacaaaatatacatgtattttaattgtgaattcatacattttttatttgtatcagAGCCTCACACAAAATGGAGAATTAAGTAAATTTCAGACTTGATAATGCTATCAGGCTCAAGTacagaattaattttttttatatgacaTAGTACTCTACCCCATTTGCTTTTACACCACCAGCCATTCGTGTATACAGCGTTTTCTCACTTCTTTTAGCATCTTTTTTGCCTTCTTGACATTTCTTAATCATTTGCTCTGCATCCTTGTTATTTGGTTCCAGTTTAAGCACTCTTCTGAAGTCTTTTTCAGCATCTTCTGGATTGCGCTCGAACTTCGCCTATAGAATATCATATTGTATACTTTTCATACAGCTGGTAATACTGACCTTCATTGGAGGTTTTATTACTCAGACACATTATAAATGCACTAGCTGCAAAAAATTGATTTTATAAAGAAGTCATAcacttttcaattttaatataaaataaaaaacctataaataatataaaataaaagatttaaaatacattttaaagttttgaacatttaaaccttaaaacaaTACCTTTCCACTCCCCATCAGTTAAGTTGAATagttataaattttaattaaacaaaaaacattttgaaacttTACAACCAATAAAGTTTATAATTTTATACATACCATTCCTCTTCTGTAGAATGCTTTGAGATTTTTTGGGTCGAGTTTCAGGGCTTCTTCACAACATTTTATCACTTCATCACTTTTGCACAACTCTGGTTGATTTAAGTAAACCTGAGCTAGATTAAGATGCCCTGCAAGAAACAAAAATCATTCAAACTGCATGTCACATGATGTTGACAGATTTaactatttatgtatttatttctcttttaaacataaatttcaggttaacACTTACAGATGTTTTTATTAAGATACATGTATACTGTTATTACAGTTTTGTAAACACTGCACACTTTTATCAATGAACATATATATGCTTAACTGAAAGAATGCTCTTTTATGTGAACACACTATCGGTAAATTAAATGTCTTGGTTAAGAACCAGATCCAAATTCAAGGTCACATTCAAGGTGATATGTCAAATTATAGTATATGATTCAGGCATACCACTTTCTGTGcagaatatattaattttgtcttGATTACCGGTATATGAATTTTCATTCAATATATTGCAAAGTTCAAAAGATTGAACAACAGTATTCCGCACATGAATCCACTCCCTATGTCACAGATCAAGGTAATCATTAAATGTTCAATGGAATTAAGGTTTTCAGTATAAATAGTTTCTGTTTCTGCAATATTTTGCAAAAAGTATCAGATTCTAGGTCAAAGTTCACAGAGAAAAGGTCCAAGGTAAAATATAGGGAATCAATCCTAACACTTCATGAAAAGCATTATTTTGTCCAGTACTGATCGATTGTCAAATAAATTTGCTTGTGTCCGAGTGTCCCAACTTAAATATGTCTTATGTCAAAAGTCAAAGTTTGTATTCAAAGACTGATTGAGGTCAACAGACACAATTCAAGGTCAACAACCAAATATACTGGTAGGAGTTAAATGTATTGATAGTTTTCAATCTTGTCCTTTAAAGGCCTTATTGACAggtgaataatatttacatttgttgGTTTGCTTAAAcactattatacttttataaCTTTACAGTTGTAAGAATATACTTAATTATGAGACCTTAGTCTTAATTGGTAAATACTGGCCCTGAATTAATTTTGGTTAACTACCAACACAAACAATTCAAAAATACCacgaaaaagaaaaatatcagttCCATAGTATTTAAGAAAATGAGTTTGAAAACTAAATTGTTTCGACTTAATAATTTTTCAACagtaaaaacacatattttttggctggaattataattattaagataATATTTGACAACTCTGACTAACACTGATGGTTTACCAGTAATtctttaacaagatgtgtttgtgaaacacaatgtccccctatatataaccttgaccttgtgaaggatgaccttgaccttgtgaaggatgaccttgacctttcaccactcaaaatgtgcagctccatgagatacacatgcatgccaaatatcaagttgctatcttcaatattgcaaaagtattcataaaataagcgatttgggccacatatatttgacctctgaccttgaaggatgaccttgaccttgacctttcaacactcaaaatgtgcagttccataagatacacatgcatgccaaatatcaagtttctatcttcaatatggcaaaagtattcataaaataagcgatttgggcaacatatatttgacctctgaccttgaaggatgaccttgaccttgacctttcaacgctcaaaatgtgcagctccataagatacacatgcatgccaaatatcaagttgctatcttcaatattgcaaaagtattcataaaatgagcgattttggccacatatatttgacctctgaccttgaaggatgaccttgaccttgacctttcaccactcaaaatgtgcagcttcataagatacacatgcatgccaaatatgaagttgctatcttcaatatagcaaaagttattgcaaaatgttaaagttggcgcaaacagaccaacagacagaccaacagacagacagggcaaaaacaatatgtcccccactactatagtgggggacataaaaacagaaCTGCAAAGCATAGTTCACAATTTATTCACAATAACAATTTTGTGCCAGAATTTAACCTTCCCATACCACATGTGAGGACCTTAACACGCCTTTCTTCATCCTTTCCTGTCATGCACATCTCATTTTCTGCAAGTTCTATCAGCTCCTCATAAAACCGAGTTGCAAGAGCATACTCCTTTTTCTACAATAATTTTATAAAGTTGTGTCACAGAAGAACCTTAAGATGAGCCAAATATTGTGAAAATGATTTAATGCCACATGCTGCAAAGGTAGATAAGTGCAGTCTTTTCTGGAGCTACACTATCTGACAATTTTGGTTTAAATgtagtctcttctcagcaaaaatcaaatttaggcggaaagtgtcatccctgattagcctgtgcggactgcacaggctaatcttagacgacactttacgcacatgcattacgcccagttttttcagaacacgactcatataggctcatattataacaaacaatCCACAGTggcaatacaaataattataaaacagatGTATGAGAGGGTAGCACATACTTTAAAGTAATTATTTCCTTTGGTCCTGAATTCATCACATCTGTTCAGTTTTTGCTCAAATGTACTTTCCCACCACTCAAGTACCTGACAAAAAGAAATGCAAGTTATGAAatatctgtattattattttcaggttttacattgtcaaaagatgcatataatggataatttagagcatggcaactgttcagtattactattttctggtaaatatcacaaatataacaaaattgtGCAAATctcaaacttttatttcaattttatcaatttaccaaattaCCAATTTACTATACAAAGGTCTCTTTAATAACAAATCTGTATATGTCAACAGTTGAATGCAAGTGTGAAGAATTCTGATAAAATTTTACTTTCCAAAAATTACCATAAGGGCCATTTATTATGCGTAGAAATCTGTGTGTCCGAAAATGAGTtgctaaaattttatttttttaagattatgtCTTAAAACTTACTGTCAAAAAAGCACAATAATAATGGTAATCTTACACGCTCAAAATCGCCCATGGTCACAACAAAATCCAGATCCTGATTTGGGGGAATGTTTTGTTCTGGCCAACCCGCTTCCCCATATGCATGCTTTGATTTCACCTTCAAACGAGACGTCTCTTTTGGCTTCCATGTGTCCAGATATTCCTAGAATGAGAGTCAATACAAAGAATTGAAGAAGAAGtcatttatggaaaaaaaaagaaaagccaAAATAGAGCTTGTCACATTAGTGAGGCAGAATACCCCCACCATACGCTACTTGTCATTATATGTAGGATGTTGATACAAAATAATGCAACCCATTTGGGATTGCCCGTTTTGACTACAGAGGCaggattaaaaaaatatcattttactaTCTTATacataacaaaaacaacactgCAGTTTCAGAGAAAGTGATTTTAAAAGTAGATATTAGTATAGTTTTGATAAATTAGtttgatataaacattaaaatcaaatttagagCCATTTTTAAGGTTATTGTACTTTATATCTGTATACTGACATCGTGACCACCATGCAGGACATGGCTGGCTTTTACCAAAGTGGCATAATTAAACAACTTTAAAGGGGCAtacttttgtaattattaatgTATGATGACGAAATCACAAATTCGCAAATTAACATCATAACTTATGATACGCAACAATCCATGATCATTTGAAATTGCATCATTATATGTCAATTACTCAATTAAGCTTGGGGtatgaaaaatgtgtttttaacagcACCTTATTTAGTTTaattcaatttaacatatttaacaccaTCTCACCTCAACAACTTTAGGTACATCTGTTCCCTTTGCTGTGCCCTCACCAAGTAGAAATGTCTTCTCTTTCCAGTCATAATAGACGTGGCCATTACATTCACACCTTATGTCAACTGAATCAAGCAAGAAGTATCCATAGCTTGTCAACATGATACTATTATCTTGTTAAATATCATAGCATTATACATTAGGTGTCAACTCTGATCGAAGTCAtttcaaatttatataaaataacaacagCTTATTGTTATCACTGTAATGTTTGACATCTTTTGCTCCCTTTCGTATCAAAGTTTTACttgtaattctatttataatCCCCAGCCGAAAAGGGGTAAGGGTGATTGTAGAAATGCCATTTGACCGCCTGTCTGCTTGAAGCACTTTTTTGTCTGCTCCATATCTCCTATACATGTAGGTTTTAAaggattgtcatgaaacttgtttaAACATTGAGGGAACTGATTGAGACAATACCTGCTCAAGGTAACTTCATACTAAAGGGCCAAAGGTTTAAGCCTCAATTTAAGTTTTGTCTTCTTTATCTCCTATACCATTTGAAGAAAGTTAAAAAAACTGTTTGTCATTTGTGCTCCATACCATCGAACCATTTCATGAATTATCATAAAACTGAAACTTTCCTGAAATGTTAAGGGCATTGTGACCATGTGCAGAAGACAAGAGTCACTCATGCCCGCCCAAGGTTATGTTATACTTCAATGTAAAAAGTTGTAGCCTATTTTTACATGTCAGGTCAATATCTTCTACAACCATTATAGGATTTTCAtgaaaaatggttacaatatttaGGTCATTGTTATGGTGTCCAGAAGGCATTAGTCAATCACCCAAGCTCTAgtcattattcaaggtcaaatgtttgaGTCTTTTATGTGTGTCTGCTCTTAACCcgtttccactcagaagcaaagtgaaaatggctatgtgctaacagcataaaaccagaacagcctgcgagtaactcgcattctgttcaggttttatgctgtttgctgctcatcagtatctaagagttggaaataaagcctttagaacttgaatctagtaaaaaaggtcttcaatcaaatataaatttctaagggactacaaacacctCAAAATACATAAATGGTTAATATTCTCTAGAAGTGGAAGGATTTTcatcaggggcgtagctagcatttttttagctgtaggcccggatatgatGCATaaaaccggggggggggggataagaaaatataagactttggcctgttgttctttgatattttactgttttatctcaatgtcagagaactaaatttcaCTGTATTtgtatctttataccagagaactgaattttaaaacaatatggaacagagaaacatttaattaaaagtgtaacactccacttattcacaagccaaaccatgggaattctttccaataatactttCTGCATGTCTATAATGGCACATTTTTGTTCGGCATCAATGGACCGAACCAACtcggattcagtcaatggatcgggatacAGGGGCAAGTGCTCCATTTAAATTTTCTGCAGTCATAAACATAATttggaatgtttcttaaaaatccaatgataatcgattacaacttactgtagtgttgaaagggagacaagtagatctacatgtagatctatgtaaacttgtaacagaaagtcacgtgaaaagaaacgagctagaatctatgcacatagaaagaagtaaaGTTGATAactggaagatatgtcctttgaacaggACCAGAATCCATcgtctgaggattatgtcaatatgaaatgcagatttctaacacctcacccccccctcagggtcaacatttaaatgcgtttttcgaagtaaaagcatttttattttttcatcttaaaaaaaattgtaggcccgggccATCTGTGCCTTATAGCAGCTACGCCACTGTTCATCACACATGGCCACTATGTTAAGGACATTTGGACAAAGTGAGAAGGCAAGAGTCAGTCATGCTGAATTGTTAAAAGTTGTAGCCAATGCTTTATAACACACTAGCATGAATTTCTACTAGCATCAGTATATTACTGACTACATTTCCAATGACATCACAAGTCACGTCTTACATGAACATATGCATCAATATGAAGAAAATGTGTAGTTTTTCATCTACATGTAAATGACAAACATTTCTTGGTAAAGACaagacaaaacatatttattctcAGAACATATCTGTATCAAAACTGAATGTACTTACTTGTCACCTTACATCCAAAGTTGGCTTGATTGAATCCAACACCATGCTTAATAACCTTCTTCACGATGGATTTGTCCTGCTCATTTGAAAAATCAGGACCTAAAAGAAATTTTGATatgcaagtttcatcaagattgagtcataaatatggcctctagctTAGTGTTTCTAAGATTTGTCCAACTTTTTTGACATGACCACAATTCCAACTTGGGTTAGAGATTGTCGAGGCAAACAGTATGAGGAAGTTCCATCAAGACTGCATGCAATAAAGCCTCAGTATTGTTgacattttaaagggaccttttaaggttttggtaaattgacaaattaaaaaaaaaatgtttcaaattttcaAAGTTTGGCTgtagttacgatatttgtgaggaaacagcaatactgaacatttaccatgctctaaaatatccattatatgcatcttttgacgatttaaaaagctGAGAATATtcaagtgttgcaacgcgaaactattcaatactttgaaaagttccgttgttgttttattttgtgacactacgaagattgcttatataaagtataaaataaatcactcATTGTATTAGTACAGACTACAGATGGCCTAGcagtctaagcgttagacttttactccaggggtcagtggtttgagcccagttgagggttacctttttttttctttctttaattgtattcttgttttttactggagcttttgagatccgatgtttgcatttttcaatataaagcttttaatgacaaacttaaatacatgccaaaatatgtgaaaaggtccctttaactgtGACATTTCATGACAAACAACAACTGGCAAAGGGTGACCACAATAACTGAAAATAAGCACTGGAATGCTCAATTAAGATAAAAACATATATCTCAATTTAATAGCTTAAGATATTTGGGTataataactacatgtatgtatttaattttttttcaataataaatggTTGTTTTCTAAGGGGTCTCTATTAAAGAGGAAAAAGTATATGGTCAGATTATAATAAATAGTTTTTAGATCCCTAAAGGCCAATATCGTTACAAAACACACTACCAGAGGCAgcaatattattaaacaaattaatatataaacttGGCAAATCTAATATCACTACCTACATTCAATATCAATGACTTTGGTGTCAAATGTGACAACTGCTTTTCCTGGCACCTTATCAGGTATCCCAGCCTCACCAAAGGCGTATTCTGGTTGAATTGTAAATATAGCATGTTCCCCTTTCTCCATAGTCAGCACTCCCATCTCAAGGCCCCTTATAATTTTTCctgtaaaatttaaaacaaaat from Dreissena polymorpha isolate Duluth1 chromosome 1, UMN_Dpol_1.0, whole genome shotgun sequence carries:
- the LOC127851370 gene encoding peptidyl-prolyl cis-trans isomerase FKBP5-like, translated to MNPYYEDTRGRDMKVGDVMDITQEGNGGVMKKLVKAGLKDESFPSFGDRVTFTYDAYIGTEISQDKKFDSTADKGEMFSYESLKGKIIRGLEMGVLTMEKGEHAIFTIQPEYAFGEAGIPDKVPGKAVVTFDTKVIDIECPDFSNEQDKSIVKKVIKHGVGFNQANFGCKVTIDIRCECNGHVYYDWKEKTFLLGEGTAKGTDVPKVVEEYLDTWKPKETSRLKVKSKHAYGEAGWPEQNIPPNQDLDFVVTMGDFERVLEWWESTFEQKLNRCDEFRTKGNNYFKKKEYALATRFYEELIELAENEMCMTGKDEERRVKVLTCGHLNLAQVYLNQPELCKSDEVIKCCEEALKLDPKNLKAFYRRGMAKFERNPEDAEKDFRRVLKLEPNNKDAEQMIKKCQEGKKDAKRSEKTLYTRMAGGVKANGDSDKQSR